The following are from one region of the Camelus dromedarius isolate mCamDro1 chromosome 16, mCamDro1.pat, whole genome shotgun sequence genome:
- the PSMD12 gene encoding 26S proteasome non-ATPase regulatory subunit 12, whose protein sequence is MADGGSERADGRIVKMEVDYSATVDQRLPECEKLAKEGRLQEVIETLLSLEKQTRTASDMVSTSRILVAVVKMCYEAKEWDLLNENIMLLSKRRSQLKQAVAKMVQQCCTYVEEITDLPIKLRLIDTLRMVTEGKIYVEIERARLTKTLATIKEQNGDVKEAASILQELQVETYGSMEKKERVEFILEQMRLCLAVKDYIRTQIISKKINTKFFQEENTEKLKLKYYNLMIQLDQHEGSYLSICKHYRAIYDTPCIQAESEKWQQALKSVVLYVILAPFDNEQSDLVHRISGDKKLEEIPKYKDLLKLFTTMELMRWSTLVEDYGMELRKGSLESPATDVFGYTEEGEKRWKDLKNRVVEHNIRIMAKYYTRITMKRMAQLLDLSVDESEAFLSNLVVNKTIFAKVDRLAGIINFQRPKDPNNLLNDWSQKLNSLMSLVNKTTHLIAKEEMIHNLQ, encoded by the exons ATGGCGGACGGCGGCTCGGAGCGGGCTGATGGGCGCATCGTCAAGATGGAGGTGGACTACAGCGCCACGGTGGATCAGCGACTGCCCGAGTGCGAGAAGCTGGCCAAG GAAGGAAGACTTCAAGAAGTCATTGAAACCCTTCTCTCTTTGGAAAAACAGACCCGTACT gCTTCTGATATGGTGTCTACGTCCCGTATCTTAGTTGCAGTAGTGAAGATGTGCTATGAGGCTAAAGAATGGGATTtacttaatgaaaatattatgcttttgTCAAAAAGACGGAGTCAGTTAAAACAA gCTGTTGCAAAAATGGTTCAGCAGTGCTGTACTTACGTTGAGGAAATCACAGACCTTCCAATCAAACTTCGATTAATTGATACTCTACGAATGGTTACAGAAGGAAAG ATTTATGTTGAAATTGAGCGTGCTCGGCTGACTAAAACATTAGCCACCATAAAAGAGCAAAACGGCGACGTCAAAGAGGCGGCCTCCATTTTACAGGAGTTACAG GTGGAAACCTATGGGtcaatggaaaagaaagagcGAGTAGAATTTATTTTGGAGCAAATGAGGCTCTGTTTAGCTGTGAAAGATTACATTCGTACACAAATCATCAGCAAAAAAATTAACACCAAGTTTTTCcaggaagaaaatacagag aaattaaagttGAAATACTATAACTTAATGATTCAGCTGGATCAACATGAAGGATCTTATTTGTCTATTTGTAAGCACTACAGAGCCATCTATGATACTCCCTGTATACAGGCAGAAAGTGAAAAGTGGCAACAG GCCCTGAAAAGTGTTGTCCTTTATGTTATCTTGGCTCCTTTTGACAATGAACAGTCAGATTTGGTTCACCGAATAAGTGGTGACAAAAAGTTAGAAGAAATTCCAAAATACAA ggatcttttaaaactttttaccaCAATGGAGTTGATGCGTTGGTCCACACTGGTTGAAGACTACGGAATGGAACTAAGGAAAGGTTCTCTGGAGAGTCCTGCAACTGATGTTTTTGGTTACACGGAGGAAGGTGAAAAAAGGTGGAAAGACTTGAAGAACAGAGTTGTTGAACAC AATATTAGAATAATGGCCAAATATTACACGAGGATAACAATGAAGAGGATGGCACAGCTTCTGGATCTATCTGTTGAT GAGTCAGAGGCTTTTCTCTCGAATCTAGTAGTTAACAAGACCATCTTTGCTAAAGTAGACAGGTTGGCAGGAATCATCAACTTCCAGAGACCCAAGGAtccaaataatttattaaatgactGGTCTCAGAAACTGAACTCGTTGATGTCTCTAGTTAACAAAACTACACACCTCATAGCCAAAGAGGAGATGATACATAATCTACAATAA